Proteins co-encoded in one Candidatus Methylomirabilota bacterium genomic window:
- a CDS encoding SDR family oxidoreductase, which translates to MNASNKVAIVTGAGSGIGKAVALALLGAGYQVALAGRRKERLEQAVAEAGPAGARALAVPTDVSDPQSVRALFAQTRDAFGRLDLLFNNAGINAPGIPLEELSYEQWKAVVDINLTGAFLCTQEAFKLMKSQDPRGGRIINNGSISAHAPRPNSAPYTATKHAMTGLTRSTSLDGRKYDIACGQIDIGNALTELAARMAKGVPQANDTVAVEPLMDVAHVASAVLYMASLPLEANVQFLTVMATKMPFIGRG; encoded by the coding sequence ATGAATGCCTCGAACAAGGTGGCCATCGTGACCGGCGCGGGCAGCGGGATCGGCAAGGCGGTCGCGCTCGCGCTCCTCGGCGCGGGGTATCAGGTCGCCCTGGCCGGACGGCGCAAGGAGCGGCTGGAGCAGGCGGTGGCCGAGGCCGGGCCGGCCGGCGCCCGGGCGCTGGCCGTCCCCACCGACGTGAGCGATCCCCAGTCCGTGCGCGCCCTCTTCGCGCAGACGCGGGACGCGTTCGGCCGGCTCGACCTCTTGTTCAACAACGCCGGCATCAACGCCCCCGGCATCCCGCTCGAGGAGCTCAGCTACGAGCAGTGGAAGGCGGTGGTGGACATCAACCTCACCGGCGCGTTCCTGTGCACGCAGGAAGCGTTCAAGCTCATGAAGAGCCAGGACCCTCGCGGCGGGCGGATCATCAACAACGGCTCCATCTCGGCGCATGCGCCCCGGCCCAACTCCGCCCCCTACACCGCGACCAAGCACGCGATGACGGGCCTCACCAGGTCGACGTCGCTGGACGGGCGGAAGTACGACATCGCCTGCGGCCAGATCGACATCGGGAACGCGCTCACGGAGCTGGCGGCCCGCATGGCGAAGGGCGTTCCCCAGGCGAACGACACCGTCGCGGTCGAGCCGCTGATGGACGTGGCCCACGTGGCGAGCGCGGTGCTCTACATGGCCAGCCTTCCCCTGGAGGCGAACGTCCAGTTCTTGACCGTCATGGCCACCAAGATGCCCTTCATCGGCCGCGGCTGA
- a CDS encoding aspartate/glutamate racemase family protein, which translates to MKILVVNSNTSPHITELATTEARLAASSGTEVVGVTAPFGARVIETRGEEAIAAHATLTALAEHHRGCDAAVIACFGDPGLAAARELLPIPVVGIAEAAMLTACFLGGRFGIVTVGARAIPYLRELADAYGVGGRLAGIRTMEESLLDIGRRPDAYGDAFVKLSHTAVEEDGADSLILGGAALAGMARRLRDRVPVPLLDGTACAVRQAETLVALGFRKATVGSYSQPEGRAVLNVAKDLADLFRPTT; encoded by the coding sequence ATGAAGATCCTGGTCGTGAACTCGAACACCTCGCCCCACATCACGGAGCTGGCCACCACCGAAGCCCGACTGGCAGCCTCCTCCGGCACCGAGGTGGTCGGCGTCACCGCGCCCTTCGGCGCCCGGGTGATCGAGACCCGGGGCGAGGAGGCCATCGCCGCCCACGCGACGCTGACCGCGCTGGCCGAGCATCACCGCGGCTGCGACGCGGCCGTGATCGCCTGCTTCGGGGACCCGGGGCTCGCCGCGGCGCGGGAGCTGCTGCCGATCCCCGTGGTCGGCATCGCCGAGGCCGCCATGCTCACCGCCTGCTTCCTCGGCGGGCGCTTCGGCATCGTCACGGTCGGCGCCCGCGCGATCCCGTACCTGCGCGAGCTGGCTGACGCCTACGGGGTCGGAGGCCGGCTGGCGGGGATCCGCACGATGGAGGAGTCCCTGCTCGACATCGGACGCCGGCCGGACGCGTACGGCGATGCCTTCGTCAAGCTCTCGCACACGGCCGTGGAGGAAGACGGCGCCGACTCGCTCATCCTCGGCGGCGCCGCGCTGGCCGGGATGGCCCGCCGGCTTCGGGACCGCGTCCCGGTACCGCTGCTGGACGGCACCGCCTGCGCCGTGCGCCAGGCCGAGACGCTGGTCGCCCTCGGATTCCGCAAGGCGACCGTCGGCAGCTACAGCCAGCCCGAGGGACGCGCGGTGCTCAACGTCGCCAAGGACCTCGCCGACCTCTTCCGGCCGACCACGTGA
- a CDS encoding tripartite tricarboxylate transporter substrate binding protein gives MTIRRLAAAIFVLLAGSPAFAQEPYPSRPITIVAPFPPGGVADLTARPVAAALERVLKNPVAVVNKTGAAGAVGMQFVATSKPDGYTLLLALSSISIIPEADKLFDRQPAFTVDQFAPIALISADPTILVVRSESPWKTAREFIEDAKKRPGQISFSSSGVYGTLHMAMELLSHAAGIKLRHVPFAGAGPALTAILGGHVDALASGPAVVLPHIKAGKLRALAGWGDKRVAALPEVPTFKELGFPDAEFYIWAGLFAPRGTPEPVLARLRDAMRAAVGDPEFKAAMDKLETPITFKQGEEFQRFFEADARRLAEGVRKVGRVEPKP, from the coding sequence ATGACCATCCGGCGCCTCGCGGCCGCGATCTTCGTCCTCCTGGCGGGCTCACCCGCCTTCGCCCAGGAGCCGTATCCGTCGCGCCCCATCACCATCGTGGCGCCGTTCCCGCCGGGCGGGGTGGCCGACCTGACCGCGCGCCCGGTGGCGGCCGCGCTGGAGCGGGTGCTGAAGAATCCGGTCGCCGTCGTCAACAAGACGGGGGCGGCCGGGGCGGTGGGCATGCAGTTCGTGGCCACCAGCAAGCCGGACGGCTATACCCTGTTGCTGGCGCTCTCCTCGATCTCCATCATCCCCGAGGCCGACAAGCTCTTCGACCGCCAGCCCGCCTTCACCGTGGACCAGTTCGCGCCCATCGCGCTCATCTCGGCCGATCCCACCATCCTCGTGGTCCGGAGCGAGAGCCCCTGGAAGACGGCCCGCGAGTTCATCGAGGACGCCAAGAAGCGCCCCGGGCAGATCTCGTTCAGCTCGTCGGGGGTCTACGGCACCCTCCACATGGCCATGGAGCTCCTCTCCCACGCGGCGGGCATCAAGCTCCGCCACGTGCCCTTCGCCGGCGCCGGCCCCGCCCTCACCGCGATCCTGGGCGGTCACGTGGACGCCCTCGCCTCCGGTCCCGCCGTCGTCCTGCCTCACATCAAGGCGGGCAAGCTGCGCGCGCTGGCCGGCTGGGGCGACAAGCGGGTGGCGGCGCTGCCCGAGGTCCCGACCTTCAAGGAGCTGGGCTTCCCGGACGCGGAGTTCTACATCTGGGCCGGACTCTTCGCGCCCCGCGGCACGCCGGAGCCGGTGCTGGCCCGGCTCCGCGACGCCATGCGGGCGGCCGTCGGGGACCCCGAGTTCAAGGCCGCCATGGACAAGCTGGAGACGCCGATCACCTTCAAGCAGGGAGAAGAGTTCCAGCGGTTCTTCGAGGCCGACGCCCGGCGCCTGGCCGAGGGGGTCCGCAAGGTGGGGCGGGTCGAGCCCAAGCCCTGA
- a CDS encoding tripartite tricarboxylate transporter permease, giving the protein MIDTLQNLYLGFTIALSPAVLFYAFVGCLVGTVVGVLPGVGPLAGISLLLPATFGLDATRAIVMLAGIYYGAMYGGSTTSILMRIPGETASVMTCIDGYAMARKGRAGAALAIAAVGSYVAGTLSVVALMVMAPPLASFALRFGPPEYAALLVLGLLVLAYMSGGSMLKALAMAALGLLLGMIGIDQMTGYFRFAYGIVELGDGLGVVPVAVGLFGLAEILATAGLPAPPAVIKPRLRELLPTRQEWRDSAMPIGRGTVLGFLIGIIPGSAHVISTFVSYAVERRLSKHPEEFGRGAVAGVAGPESANNSATSGAFVPMLALGVPSGAIPAVLMAAMMVHGVAPGPLLITQQPALFWGFIASMYVGNVVLLILNLPLVGLFVNILRVPYPILYPSILIFCILGVYAVNSSPVDVWIMLVMGALGYLLRKFDFETAPIVLGVVLAPMIELSLRQSLAMSDGHYAIFVERPIAATLLAVGLLLVLLSLRSLLTRTLDWRARLALAEKGEGS; this is encoded by the coding sequence GTGATCGACACCCTCCAGAACCTCTACCTCGGCTTCACGATCGCGCTCTCCCCGGCGGTTCTCTTCTACGCCTTCGTCGGCTGCCTGGTCGGCACCGTGGTCGGCGTGCTGCCGGGGGTGGGGCCGCTGGCGGGGATCAGCCTGCTGCTGCCCGCCACCTTCGGCCTCGACGCCACCCGAGCCATCGTCATGCTGGCCGGGATCTACTACGGGGCGATGTACGGGGGCTCCACGACCTCCATCCTGATGCGCATCCCGGGCGAGACGGCCTCGGTGATGACGTGCATCGACGGCTACGCCATGGCCCGCAAGGGGCGGGCGGGGGCGGCGCTGGCCATCGCCGCGGTCGGGTCCTACGTGGCGGGGACCCTGAGCGTGGTGGCCCTGATGGTCATGGCGCCGCCTCTCGCCTCGTTCGCCCTCCGCTTCGGGCCGCCCGAGTACGCAGCACTCCTGGTCCTCGGGCTCCTGGTGCTCGCCTACATGAGTGGCGGCTCCATGCTGAAGGCCCTGGCCATGGCGGCCCTCGGTCTCCTGCTGGGCATGATCGGCATCGACCAGATGACGGGCTATTTCCGCTTCGCCTATGGGATCGTGGAGCTGGGAGACGGCCTGGGGGTGGTGCCGGTGGCGGTCGGGCTCTTCGGCCTCGCCGAGATCCTGGCCACCGCGGGCCTCCCCGCGCCGCCCGCGGTCATCAAGCCCCGGCTCCGCGAGCTCCTCCCGACCCGCCAGGAGTGGCGCGACTCGGCCATGCCGATCGGCCGCGGCACGGTGCTCGGCTTCCTGATCGGGATCATCCCCGGCTCTGCCCACGTCATCTCGACCTTCGTCTCCTACGCGGTGGAGCGCCGGCTCTCCAAGCACCCGGAAGAGTTCGGACGCGGCGCGGTCGCCGGGGTCGCCGGGCCCGAGTCCGCCAACAACTCCGCCACCTCGGGAGCCTTCGTGCCCATGCTCGCCCTGGGCGTGCCCTCGGGGGCCATCCCGGCCGTGTTGATGGCCGCCATGATGGTGCACGGCGTCGCTCCCGGCCCGCTGCTCATCACACAGCAGCCCGCGCTGTTCTGGGGCTTCATCGCCTCGATGTACGTGGGGAACGTGGTGCTCCTCATCCTGAACCTTCCCCTGGTCGGGCTCTTCGTGAACATCCTGCGGGTGCCCTACCCGATCCTCTACCCCTCGATCCTGATCTTCTGCATCCTCGGCGTCTACGCGGTCAACAGCAGCCCGGTGGACGTCTGGATCATGCTCGTCATGGGCGCCCTCGGGTACCTCCTGCGCAAGTTCGACTTCGAGACGGCCCCCATCGTGCTGGGCGTTGTGCTGGCGCCCATGATCGAGCTGAGCCTCCGCCAGTCGCTCGCCATGTCCGACGGCCACTATGCCATCTTCGTCGAGCGGCCCATCGCCGCCACCCTGCTCGCCGTCGGCCTCCTGCTCGTGCTCTTGAGCCTCCGGTCGCTGCTGACCCGCACCCTGGACTGGCGGGCGCGGCTCGCCCTGGCCGAGAAGGGAGAGGGCTCATGA
- a CDS encoding tripartite tricarboxylate transporter TctB family protein, producing MGRLDRIAGAALALLGVVVLWESRRLPFGTLHHPGPAYLPVMLALALVVFGVLVALFGVHSPRLRETDWAEWRHAVAIFAVCAFAAWGLERMGYRLTMGLAAAFLLGVVERKGVIVSLGVALLLAAGTFYLFNTLLLVPLPRGPFGW from the coding sequence ATGGGTCGGCTCGACCGGATCGCCGGGGCGGCCCTCGCCCTCCTCGGCGTCGTCGTCCTGTGGGAGAGCCGGCGCCTGCCCTTCGGCACCCTCCATCATCCGGGCCCCGCCTACCTGCCGGTGATGCTGGCGCTCGCCCTGGTCGTCTTCGGGGTCCTGGTCGCGCTCTTCGGCGTCCACTCCCCCCGGCTGCGAGAGACGGACTGGGCGGAATGGCGGCACGCGGTGGCCATCTTCGCCGTCTGCGCCTTCGCGGCCTGGGGCCTCGAGCGGATGGGCTACCGGCTGACCATGGGTCTGGCGGCGGCGTTTCTCCTGGGCGTCGTCGAGCGGAAGGGCGTGATCGTCAGCCTGGGGGTGGCCCTCCTCCTGGCCGCCGGCACCTTCTACCTGTTCAACACGCTCCTGCTGGTGCCGCTGCCGCGCGGCCCCTTCGGCTGGTAA